A genomic segment from Yimella sp. cx-51 encodes:
- a CDS encoding (Fe-S)-binding protein codes for MRVALFATCFNDTMWPETPKATVRLLRRLGVEVEFPPEQTCCGQMFTNTGYADEAIPLARSFVDVFEGYDAVVSVSGSCTGSVREQYGDLAKRSGDTALVDGVAKVAPKTYELSEFIVDVLGVTDVGAYFPHRVTYHPTCHSLRMLKVGDRPLQLLREVRGIDLVDLPSATECCGFGGTFAMKNADVSVAMGSDKVRHIRETEAEVVVAGDNSCLAQIGGLLERQRAGVRTMHLAEILASTEQEAS; via the coding sequence ATGCGCGTCGCACTCTTCGCCACCTGCTTCAACGACACGATGTGGCCCGAAACCCCCAAGGCGACCGTGCGTCTGCTGCGGCGCCTCGGGGTGGAGGTGGAGTTCCCGCCGGAGCAGACCTGCTGCGGCCAGATGTTCACCAACACCGGCTACGCCGATGAGGCCATCCCGCTCGCGCGCTCCTTCGTGGACGTCTTTGAGGGCTACGACGCGGTGGTCTCGGTCAGCGGTTCGTGCACCGGCTCGGTGCGCGAGCAGTACGGCGACCTGGCCAAGCGCAGCGGAGACACCGCGCTGGTCGACGGCGTGGCCAAGGTCGCGCCCAAGACCTACGAACTCTCTGAGTTCATCGTGGACGTCCTTGGCGTCACCGACGTCGGCGCCTACTTCCCGCACCGGGTCACCTATCACCCGACCTGCCACTCGCTGCGCATGTTGAAGGTGGGCGACCGGCCGCTGCAACTGCTACGCGAGGTGCGGGGCATCGACCTGGTCGACCTGCCCTCGGCCACCGAGTGCTGCGGCTTCGGCGGCACCTTCGCGATGAAGAACGCCGACGTGTCGGTCGCGATGGGTAGCGACAAGGTGCGCCACATCCGGGAGACCGAGGCCGAGGTGGTCGTGGCCGGCGACAACTCGTGCCTGGCACAGATCGGCGGTCTGTTGGAGCGTCAGCGGGCCGGGGTGCGCACGATGCACCTGGCGGAGATCCTTGCGTCCACCGAACAGGAAGCGTCATGA
- a CDS encoding AzlD domain-containing protein has translation MSLWTTVILAGALSLATKLLGYLIPHEWLDGPLVSRVMKYLPIALLAALVAVQTFGGSNGSVVLDARAAGLLVATIALCLRAPFLLVIVLAGASAAILRAFGIG, from the coding sequence GTGAGCCTCTGGACCACGGTGATCCTGGCCGGCGCGTTGTCGCTGGCCACGAAGCTGCTCGGCTATCTCATCCCGCACGAATGGCTGGACGGCCCGCTGGTCAGCCGTGTCATGAAGTACCTGCCGATCGCCTTGCTGGCAGCGCTGGTGGCCGTGCAGACCTTCGGCGGTTCCAATGGCTCGGTGGTGCTGGACGCGCGGGCAGCCGGATTGCTGGTGGCGACCATCGCCTTGTGCCTGCGAGCGCCGTTCCTGCTGGTCATCGTGCTGGCCGGGGCGAGCGCGGCGATCCTGAGAGCGTTCGGGATCGGCTGA
- the paaE gene encoding 1,2-phenylacetyl-CoA epoxidase subunit PaaE: MTGLISTPTRRRAQFHELRVADVQRLTPAAVAITFEVPDELAGEFSFEPGQHLTLRRTINGEDARRSYSICMSRPEALRRKVIRVGSAEVDGGLMSTWLNREVKVGDTIEVMSPLGSFTTPPSETSARHHVAIAAGSGITPVLSLLTSALEEEPDSRVTLVYGNRRTESIMFLEELEDLKNQYPGRVHLMHVLSREPQDVEWLNGRIDADKLERLFGSLLPVDTADEWYLCGPFQMVETAWKSLADNGVDESHVHHEIFHVDDGTTPRQRVDVDTSAPAEAVITVNLDGRTTRVEMPTKQESILDATLRARPDAPFSCTGGVCGTCRARVVSGEVTMDRNYALEPDEVAAGLVLACQSHPVTDEVTITYE; encoded by the coding sequence GTGACCGGTCTCATTTCCACCCCGACCCGCCGCCGAGCGCAGTTCCACGAGTTGCGGGTGGCCGACGTCCAGCGACTCACGCCTGCGGCTGTGGCGATCACCTTCGAGGTGCCCGACGAGCTCGCCGGGGAGTTCTCCTTCGAGCCCGGGCAACATCTCACGCTGCGCCGCACGATCAACGGCGAGGACGCCCGGCGTTCTTACTCGATCTGCATGTCGCGGCCGGAAGCGTTGCGCCGCAAGGTGATTCGGGTCGGTTCGGCCGAGGTCGACGGTGGTCTGATGTCGACCTGGCTCAACCGTGAAGTGAAGGTCGGCGACACCATCGAGGTGATGTCGCCGCTCGGTTCGTTCACCACGCCGCCTTCCGAAACCAGCGCCCGGCACCACGTCGCCATCGCGGCCGGATCAGGCATCACGCCGGTGCTGTCGCTGCTGACCTCGGCGCTGGAGGAGGAGCCCGACTCCCGCGTGACGCTGGTCTACGGCAACCGGCGCACCGAGTCGATCATGTTCCTCGAGGAACTCGAAGACCTCAAGAACCAGTACCCCGGACGCGTGCACCTGATGCACGTCCTGTCACGCGAGCCGCAGGACGTCGAGTGGCTCAACGGACGCATCGACGCCGACAAGCTCGAACGCCTCTTCGGGTCGCTGCTACCGGTCGACACCGCCGATGAGTGGTACCTCTGCGGCCCCTTCCAGATGGTCGAGACTGCGTGGAAGTCATTGGCCGACAACGGTGTTGACGAATCACACGTGCACCACGAGATCTTCCACGTGGACGACGGCACCACCCCGCGCCAGCGCGTCGACGTCGACACCTCAGCTCCCGCCGAAGCGGTCATCACCGTCAATCTGGACGGCCGCACGACGCGCGTGGAGATGCCGACCAAGCAGGAGTCGATCCTCGACGCGACCCTGCGTGCTCGCCCCGATGCGCCGTTCTCGTGCACCGGCGGAGTGTGCGGCACCTGCCGTGCGCGTGTTGTGTCCGGCGAGGTGACGATGGACCGCAACTACGCCCTCGAGCCGGACGAGGTCGCTGCCGGGTTGGTGCTGGCCTGCCAGTCGCACCCGGTGACGGACGAGGTCACGATCACCTACGAGTGA
- the paaD gene encoding 1,2-phenylacetyl-CoA epoxidase subunit PaaD has product MTTTDQITELERAVRSVPDPEIPVITLDDLGVVREFSADPRTRVVRVVMTPTYSGCPAMEAMTASVQAVIERQGWTPQVQIVLNPAWTTDWMSQEGRKALARFGIAPPGQASGPTAVTLGRRTVSCPLCGNQKSEVVSEFGSTACKSLRRCLDCREPYEEFKPL; this is encoded by the coding sequence GTGACGACCACCGACCAGATCACCGAGTTGGAGCGGGCCGTCCGGTCGGTTCCTGACCCTGAGATCCCCGTGATCACTCTGGACGACCTGGGGGTCGTCCGCGAGTTCAGCGCCGACCCGCGCACGCGGGTGGTCCGCGTGGTGATGACGCCCACCTACAGCGGCTGCCCCGCGATGGAGGCGATGACGGCATCCGTGCAGGCGGTCATCGAGCGCCAGGGCTGGACGCCGCAGGTGCAGATCGTCCTCAACCCTGCGTGGACCACCGATTGGATGTCGCAGGAGGGGCGAAAAGCGTTGGCGCGATTCGGTATTGCCCCTCCCGGCCAGGCCTCAGGGCCGACCGCTGTGACGCTGGGCCGCCGGACGGTGAGTTGCCCGTTGTGTGGCAACCAGAAGTCGGAGGTCGTGTCGGAATTCGGCTCGACCGCCTGTAAGTCGCTCCGCCGTTGTCTTGATTGCCGCGAACCGTACGAGGAGTTCAAACCGCTGTGA
- a CDS encoding AzlC family ABC transporter permease — protein MTTLTEQTKPVARQGLWVGIATGLYGTSFGALAVAAGLNIPQAMVLSLLLFSGGSQFAVVGVIASGGTGLAAVTTSTLLGLRNAFYGLQVSRLLDATGPRKVLAAHLTIDESTAVAIAQPDRERTKVGFWWTGLSVFLFWNLMTFVGAVLGNALGDPKKWGLDAAASGAFIALLWPRLTNTRTRITAVAAASIALLVSPHAPAGTPILIAALAAVVAGALPDASEGDDGEAIIDEDLPHPQLDHSPFADDGSLLTRREWRERRHQGGAS, from the coding sequence ATGACCACGCTCACTGAGCAAACGAAACCTGTTGCCAGACAGGGACTTTGGGTAGGTATTGCAACCGGCCTGTACGGCACCAGCTTCGGCGCTCTGGCGGTGGCGGCCGGCCTCAACATTCCGCAGGCGATGGTGCTATCGCTGTTGCTGTTCAGCGGTGGTTCGCAGTTCGCGGTCGTCGGCGTGATCGCGTCCGGCGGTACGGGCCTTGCCGCCGTGACCACCAGCACCCTGCTCGGCCTTCGCAATGCCTTCTACGGGCTGCAGGTCTCACGGCTGCTGGATGCGACCGGACCACGCAAGGTGCTCGCCGCCCACCTGACCATCGACGAGTCGACCGCGGTTGCGATCGCCCAGCCCGATCGCGAGCGCACCAAGGTCGGGTTCTGGTGGACCGGGCTGTCGGTTTTTCTCTTCTGGAATCTCATGACCTTCGTCGGCGCCGTGCTGGGCAACGCCCTCGGCGATCCGAAGAAATGGGGTCTCGACGCCGCCGCCTCCGGTGCATTCATCGCACTGCTCTGGCCACGATTGACGAATACCCGCACCCGCATCACCGCAGTCGCCGCTGCGAGCATCGCGCTCCTCGTGTCGCCCCACGCCCCGGCCGGCACGCCGATCCTCATTGCCGCGTTGGCGGCTGTGGTGGCCGGTGCGCTCCCTGACGCCTCGGAGGGCGACGACGGCGAAGCGATCATCGACGAGGATCTCCCCCATCCGCAGTTGGATCACTCGCCCTTCGCTGACGACGGGTCATTGCTCACGCGCCGCGAGTGGCGCGAGCGCCGACACCAGGGCGGTGCCTCGTGA
- a CDS encoding GNAT family N-acetyltransferase, translating into MSDASVRTARADDLSAVGEVQAAVWRAALADVVDPATLASFEPSNFEAAWRESLAQPPSPLHRLLVATELDDTVGFVAIGPAESSGSGEILAGGVLPERRGRGHGSRLLNAAIDTLAVNDIDHVRVRVPERDTPLVRFLAEAGFALSGNFVDRVINSDGDTLREIELHTGVGDTGPDEQPHDHAH; encoded by the coding sequence ATGAGTGATGCAAGTGTGCGGACGGCCCGAGCGGACGATCTTTCCGCGGTCGGCGAAGTGCAGGCTGCGGTGTGGCGCGCGGCCCTCGCCGATGTCGTGGACCCAGCAACTCTTGCCTCGTTCGAACCGAGCAACTTCGAAGCGGCCTGGCGCGAATCGCTGGCCCAACCGCCCTCGCCGCTGCACCGCCTCCTGGTCGCCACTGAACTCGACGACACGGTCGGATTTGTCGCCATCGGCCCCGCCGAAAGCAGCGGCAGTGGCGAGATCCTCGCCGGCGGCGTCCTGCCCGAGCGACGCGGACGCGGCCATGGCTCGCGACTGCTCAACGCCGCCATCGACACCCTCGCGGTGAACGACATCGATCACGTCCGCGTGCGCGTGCCTGAGCGCGACACTCCCCTGGTGCGCTTCCTGGCCGAAGCCGGTTTTGCACTCTCCGGCAACTTTGTCGACCGCGTCATCAATTCAGATGGTGACACCCTGCGTGAGATCGAACTACACACCGGCGTCGGCGACACCGGCCCCGACGAACAACCGCATGACCACGCTCACTGA
- the paaA gene encoding 1,2-phenylacetyl-CoA epoxidase subunit PaaA, whose translation MYGNDFGEPDEALNAAEGGALDDVIDSATTRGQGGDFDDLIEADLRIEPRDAMPDAYRQTLIRQIAQHAHSEIIGMQPEGNWITRAPSLRRKAILIAKVQDEAGHGLYLYSAAETLGVDRSELLDKLHSGKQKYSSIFNYPTLTWADVGAIGWLVDGAAIMNQVPLCRCSYGPYARAMIRVCKEESFHQRQGFESLYTMSQGTERQKAMVQDAANRWWWPALMMFGPPDTGEHAGDGRTAQSMAWGIKRFANDELRQKFVDMTVPQAQKLGIELPDPDLKWNEERGHFDFGAIDWTEFWRVLKGDGPCNEQRMDHRVRAHEDGVWVREAATAYADKQEQRQQGAVA comes from the coding sequence ATGTACGGCAACGATTTCGGTGAGCCCGACGAAGCCCTCAACGCCGCCGAGGGCGGGGCGCTGGACGACGTGATCGACAGCGCGACCACCAGGGGACAGGGCGGTGACTTCGACGACCTCATCGAGGCCGACCTGCGTATCGAACCGCGCGATGCGATGCCCGACGCCTATCGCCAGACCCTCATCCGGCAGATCGCGCAGCACGCGCACTCCGAGATCATCGGTATGCAGCCCGAGGGCAACTGGATCACCCGCGCGCCGTCGTTGCGCCGCAAGGCGATTCTCATCGCCAAGGTGCAGGACGAAGCGGGGCACGGGCTCTACCTCTACTCCGCTGCGGAGACGCTCGGTGTCGACCGCAGCGAACTGCTCGACAAGCTGCACTCGGGCAAGCAGAAGTACTCCTCGATCTTCAACTACCCGACGCTCACCTGGGCCGACGTGGGCGCGATCGGCTGGCTGGTCGACGGCGCCGCGATCATGAACCAGGTGCCGCTGTGCCGCTGCTCCTACGGGCCGTACGCGCGGGCGATGATCCGCGTCTGCAAGGAGGAGTCGTTCCACCAGCGTCAAGGTTTCGAGTCGCTGTACACGATGTCGCAGGGCACCGAGCGGCAGAAAGCGATGGTGCAGGACGCCGCGAACCGTTGGTGGTGGCCGGCGCTGATGATGTTCGGTCCGCCCGACACCGGTGAGCACGCAGGGGACGGCCGCACGGCGCAGTCGATGGCGTGGGGCATCAAGCGCTTCGCCAATGACGAACTGCGCCAGAAGTTCGTCGACATGACCGTCCCGCAGGCGCAGAAGCTCGGCATCGAGCTGCCCGACCCCGACCTGAAGTGGAACGAGGAGCGCGGCCACTTCGACTTCGGTGCGATCGACTGGACTGAGTTCTGGCGGGTGCTCAAGGGCGATGGTCCGTGCAATGAACAACGCATGGATCACCGCGTCCGGGCACACGAGGACGGCGTCTGGGTGCGCGAGGCAGCAACGGCCTACGCCGACAAGCAGGAACAGCGACAGCAGGGAGCAGTGGCGTGA
- the paaC gene encoding 1,2-phenylacetyl-CoA epoxidase subunit PaaC, protein MTQTDSRTSDYILGLADDALIYTQRLGEWVSRAPQIEEDMALGNIALDQLGQARALLTRVGELDGTGRDEDALAYLRDEREFRNVHLVERPRGDFGEEMARLLWFASYQFELYSALVDSDDEVVAGVARKALKEVAYHRDHAAQWVLRLGDGTDESHRRMQAGLEAVAPYVTELFTDDDASVEAAERGVGVLPSSLRDAATEFVCTVVVEATLEYVDSAKFTSRDGRIGVHSEVMGYLLAEMQHIHRSHADATQW, encoded by the coding sequence GTGACACAGACTGATTCGCGCACGTCTGACTACATCCTCGGGCTGGCTGACGATGCCCTGATCTACACCCAGCGCTTGGGCGAGTGGGTCTCGCGTGCCCCGCAGATCGAAGAGGACATGGCGCTGGGCAATATCGCCCTCGACCAGCTCGGTCAGGCGCGTGCACTACTCACCCGCGTCGGCGAACTCGACGGCACGGGTCGCGACGAGGACGCGCTGGCTTACCTGCGTGACGAGCGCGAGTTCCGCAATGTGCACCTCGTCGAGCGCCCCCGCGGCGACTTCGGCGAGGAGATGGCCCGACTGCTGTGGTTTGCCTCGTACCAGTTCGAGCTCTACTCCGCGCTGGTCGACAGCGACGACGAAGTGGTCGCGGGCGTCGCGCGCAAGGCGCTGAAAGAGGTGGCCTACCACCGCGACCATGCCGCCCAGTGGGTCTTGCGGTTGGGCGATGGCACCGACGAGTCGCATCGCCGCATGCAGGCCGGCCTGGAAGCCGTGGCGCCCTATGTCACCGAACTCTTCACCGACGACGATGCGTCGGTCGAGGCTGCCGAGCGCGGAGTGGGCGTCCTGCCTTCATCCCTGCGCGATGCCGCCACTGAGTTCGTCTGCACGGTGGTCGTCGAGGCGACTCTCGAATACGTCGACTCCGCGAAGTTCACCTCCCGCGACGGACGCATCGGCGTGCATTCAGAAGTAATGGGCTACCTGCTCGCCGAGATGCAACACATCCACCGGTCCCACGCCGACGCCACGCAGTGGTGA
- a CDS encoding FadR/GntR family transcriptional regulator, with translation MIEEVERPVGAKAWEIVVAWIEERILDGRLVRGSTLPAEREFAAQLGVSRAAVREAVRTLQANGVLRSSVGAGAAGGTMVMGQPHVALTRMLRMHVALANFPARDVTQVRVVLERLSSSLASVHADHEARGRMRDALEAMDDDALSRAEFNRYDTDFHVAIARGAGNTLAADLTVAIRESMRQPIMWGFDEADGEQWAALRGQLRSQHHAIMAAIDAKSADEAADLVEQHIWSAYEAMPRLHL, from the coding sequence GTGATCGAAGAAGTCGAGCGCCCGGTCGGCGCCAAGGCCTGGGAGATCGTCGTCGCGTGGATCGAGGAGCGAATCCTCGACGGACGTCTGGTGCGCGGGTCGACGCTGCCGGCCGAGCGCGAGTTCGCCGCTCAACTGGGCGTGAGCCGGGCCGCGGTGCGCGAGGCCGTGCGCACCCTGCAGGCCAACGGAGTGCTTCGCTCCAGCGTGGGTGCGGGTGCTGCCGGCGGCACGATGGTCATGGGGCAGCCCCATGTCGCCCTCACCCGAATGCTGCGTATGCACGTGGCCCTGGCCAACTTCCCGGCGCGCGATGTCACCCAGGTGCGCGTCGTGCTGGAGCGGTTGTCCAGCTCGCTGGCGAGTGTGCACGCCGATCACGAGGCACGCGGACGGATGCGCGATGCCCTCGAGGCGATGGACGACGACGCCCTCAGTCGCGCGGAGTTCAACCGCTACGACACCGACTTCCATGTCGCGATCGCCCGCGGCGCCGGCAACACGCTGGCCGCCGATCTCACTGTCGCCATCCGCGAATCGATGCGACAGCCGATCATGTGGGGCTTCGACGAGGCCGATGGTGAGCAGTGGGCGGCGCTGCGTGGCCAGTTGCGCTCGCAGCACCACGCGATCATGGCGGCCATCGACGCCAAGTCGGCGGACGAAGCGGCCGACCTGGTCGAACAGCACATCTGGTCGGCGTACGAGGCAATGCCCAGGTTGCACCTCTGA
- a CDS encoding L-lactate permease, with translation MTTTYTPPLAPVADSLWLSALVGMLPLLTVFITLGGLRWKAHWAGLTALVVSILVAILAFDMPAKLAFLSASEGAVFGIFPIMWIVFCAIVLYQVTVVSGRFDDLRATFHLISDDPRIQAIIIAFCFGAMLEALAGFGAPVAITGVMLMAIGFSPLKAAAVALLANTAPVAFGAVGTPIITAGTLTKIDYNEIGAYVGHQTPILALFVPLMLVALVDGKRGMKQTWPIAIVVGIAFGVAQWVSATWISVELTDVIGALVALAAAVIMLRFWQPQGRDEALADLAVARKRELAMVGTGGSGEGGDAGSDSPEEAKEDLSAHAKSLTPGRIFMALFPYLLVIVVFASAKLIEPIKKFLVGTDRPIEWPGLHGEIVNAKGVVSKTTIYNFQWLSSPGTLLLICSLIVALVYKVSLAKWAKEFADSAVKLRFAFLTVASVLALAYVMNLSGQTITIGTWIAGTGTAFAFLSPILGWLGTAVTGSDTSANALFATLQQTAAQKAGIDPTLLVAANSSGGVVGKMISPQNLTIAATSVGLLGKESEIFRKVVLWSLGLLALMCVLVGLQATVLSWMLP, from the coding sequence ATGACGACCACCTACACCCCGCCGCTCGCCCCGGTGGCCGACAGTCTCTGGCTGTCCGCCCTGGTCGGCATGCTGCCGTTGCTGACCGTTTTCATCACCCTGGGCGGGCTGCGCTGGAAAGCGCACTGGGCCGGCCTGACCGCTTTGGTAGTGTCGATCCTGGTGGCGATCCTCGCCTTCGACATGCCCGCAAAGCTCGCCTTCCTCTCCGCGAGCGAAGGCGCCGTCTTCGGCATCTTCCCGATCATGTGGATCGTCTTCTGCGCGATCGTGCTCTACCAGGTCACAGTGGTGAGCGGCCGCTTCGACGACCTGCGCGCAACCTTCCACCTGATCTCGGACGACCCACGCATCCAGGCGATCATCATCGCCTTCTGCTTCGGCGCCATGCTCGAAGCCCTGGCCGGTTTCGGCGCACCTGTCGCGATCACCGGCGTCATGCTGATGGCGATCGGCTTCTCCCCGCTGAAGGCCGCCGCCGTCGCACTGCTGGCCAACACCGCACCGGTCGCCTTCGGCGCGGTCGGTACGCCGATCATCACCGCAGGCACCCTCACCAAGATCGACTACAACGAGATCGGTGCCTACGTCGGTCACCAGACCCCGATCCTCGCTCTCTTCGTCCCGCTGATGCTCGTGGCGCTGGTGGACGGCAAGCGCGGCATGAAGCAGACCTGGCCGATCGCGATCGTCGTCGGCATCGCCTTCGGTGTCGCCCAGTGGGTCTCGGCCACCTGGATCTCGGTCGAACTGACCGACGTGATCGGCGCGCTCGTCGCCCTCGCAGCAGCCGTGATCATGCTCCGCTTCTGGCAGCCGCAGGGCCGCGACGAAGCCCTGGCGGACCTCGCCGTCGCCCGCAAGCGCGAACTGGCGATGGTCGGCACCGGCGGCAGCGGTGAAGGCGGCGACGCTGGCTCCGACTCCCCCGAAGAGGCCAAGGAAGACCTCAGCGCCCACGCGAAGTCGCTCACGCCCGGACGTATCTTCATGGCGTTGTTCCCCTACCTGCTGGTGATCGTCGTCTTCGCCTCGGCCAAGCTCATCGAACCCATCAAGAAGTTCCTGGTCGGCACCGACCGTCCGATCGAATGGCCCGGCCTGCACGGCGAGATCGTCAACGCCAAGGGCGTGGTCTCCAAGACCACCATCTACAACTTCCAGTGGCTCTCCTCCCCCGGCACGCTGCTGCTGATCTGCTCGCTGATCGTCGCGCTGGTCTACAAGGTGTCGCTGGCCAAGTGGGCCAAGGAGTTCGCCGACAGCGCGGTCAAGCTGCGCTTCGCCTTCCTCACCGTCGCCTCCGTGCTGGCGCTGGCCTACGTGATGAACCTGTCGGGTCAGACGATCACCATCGGCACCTGGATCGCCGGCACCGGCACCGCCTTCGCCTTCCTCTCCCCGATCCTGGGCTGGCTCGGCACCGCGGTGACCGGCTCCGACACCAGCGCCAACGCGCTGTTCGCAACGCTGCAGCAGACCGCTGCGCAGAAGGCCGGCATCGACCCGACCCTGCTCGTGGCGGCCAACTCCTCCGGTGGTGTCGTCGGCAAGATGATCAGCCCGCAGAACCTCACCATCGCGGCCACCTCGGTCGGCCTGCTCGGCAAGGAATCGGAGATCTTCCGCAAGGTCGTGCTCTGGTCGCTCGGTCTGCTGGCACTGATGTGCGTGCTCGTCGGTCTGCAGGCCACCGTCCTGTCCTGGATGCTGCCCTGA
- the paaB gene encoding 1,2-phenylacetyl-CoA epoxidase subunit PaaB — translation MSSTDRREWPLYEVFVRSKRGLSHVHAGSLHAPDAQMALRNARDLYTRRQEGVSVWVVAAADITANSPDERDSFFDPAGDKVYRHPTFYDVPKDVEYL, via the coding sequence GTGAGCAGCACCGACCGGCGGGAATGGCCGCTGTACGAGGTTTTCGTCCGCAGCAAACGCGGGCTCTCGCATGTGCACGCGGGCTCGTTGCACGCACCGGACGCGCAGATGGCCCTGCGCAATGCACGCGATCTCTACACCCGTCGGCAGGAGGGCGTCTCGGTGTGGGTGGTGGCCGCCGCTGACATCACCGCCAACAGCCCGGACGAGCGCGACAGCTTCTTCGACCCGGCGGGCGACAAGGTCTACCGGCACCCGACCTTCTACGACGTGCCGAAGGATGTCGAGTATCTGTGA
- a CDS encoding phospholipid scramblase-related protein codes for MSERGWRPDPSDPRTLRFWDGANWTDYTKPNPDGTAAAPPAPQGNSAGNSGGAVRLPGHGNGAPAAPAQPSASTPPAQHDPYAASQPHSSSPSPHDPYAGQAQQHSPNLPQHDPYAAQGQQPPQPMQTQDPHAGNQAQQAPPQPGNQQPGYLQQDANPQGFAGQVHRFNDSIAQGYGDQSFGGQMSGPAGHRQAEAGRNVMNEKTLIVSQKRKIIEVTNEYTVYGADGSTLGAVVQVGQSSMRKALRVMTNYDQFLTHRLEVRDNNGRVLLQLTRPAKFMKSSVIVQDAQGREIGRLVQRNVFGKIKFGMESNGQEVGSLNAENWRAWNFAVLDNQGTEIARVTKTWEGLLTTTFTTADNYAVNIHYDLPEPLRSLCVAAALTIDTALKQDDR; via the coding sequence ATGAGTGAGCGAGGCTGGCGTCCGGATCCGAGCGACCCCCGCACACTGCGGTTCTGGGACGGCGCGAACTGGACCGACTACACCAAGCCGAACCCCGATGGCACGGCGGCGGCACCTCCTGCGCCTCAAGGAAACTCTGCGGGTAATTCCGGTGGGGCAGTGCGCCTTCCCGGCCATGGGAACGGCGCTCCTGCTGCACCAGCGCAGCCCAGCGCTTCCACTCCGCCCGCTCAGCACGATCCTTACGCAGCATCGCAGCCACACTCCTCGAGCCCGTCCCCGCACGATCCGTACGCCGGACAAGCCCAGCAGCACTCCCCGAACCTGCCGCAACACGACCCATATGCAGCGCAGGGGCAGCAACCGCCCCAACCGATGCAGACGCAGGACCCGCACGCGGGCAATCAGGCCCAGCAGGCACCACCGCAGCCCGGTAACCAGCAGCCCGGCTACCTCCAGCAGGACGCCAACCCGCAGGGCTTTGCCGGTCAGGTGCACCGCTTCAACGACAGCATCGCCCAGGGCTACGGCGACCAGAGCTTCGGCGGCCAGATGAGTGGCCCGGCCGGGCACCGGCAAGCGGAGGCCGGCCGCAACGTCATGAACGAGAAGACCCTCATCGTCAGCCAGAAGCGCAAGATCATCGAGGTGACGAACGAGTACACCGTGTACGGCGCGGACGGCTCGACCCTCGGCGCGGTGGTGCAGGTCGGTCAGAGCTCGATGCGCAAGGCGCTGCGGGTCATGACCAATTACGACCAGTTCCTCACCCACCGCCTGGAGGTGCGTGACAACAATGGGCGGGTGCTGCTGCAGCTGACCCGGCCGGCCAAGTTCATGAAGTCTTCGGTCATCGTGCAGGACGCCCAGGGCCGGGAGATCGGCCGGCTCGTGCAGCGCAACGTGTTCGGCAAGATCAAGTTCGGCATGGAGTCGAACGGCCAGGAAGTCGGTTCACTGAACGCCGAGAACTGGCGGGCCTGGAACTTCGCGGTGCTCGACAACCAGGGCACCGAGATCGCCCGGGTCACCAAGACCTGGGAGGGCTTGCTGACCACAACGTTCACCACTGCCGACAACTACGCGGTCAACATCCATTACGACCTGCCCGAACCGCTGCGCTCGCTGTGCGTGGCCGCCGCTCTCACGATCGACACCGCGTTGAAGCAGGACGACCGCTGA